In Chryseobacterium salivictor, the DNA window GATTGGTTATAAAGTGGAAAACTTTAATACCAAAATCAATTTGCTGCAACATCTTTTACAAACAGATAAAGACTTTTCGAAAGTTCTTATTTTCTGTAATAATAAGAAGCATGCCGATTTACTTTATACCAAAATCGAAGAACTTTTCCCGGATCAGTTCGATGTAATTCACTCTAATAAATCACAGAATTACCGTTTGAATGCGATGAAAAGTTTCGAATCCCAGGAAGTCCGCGGATTGATTACTACCGATATTATGGCGCGTGGTTTAGATATTTCAGATATTACCCACGTTATTAATTTTGAAATTCCAGAAGTTCCAGAGCAGTATATCCACAGAATTGGTAGAACCGGTCGTGCAGATAAAAATGGTATTGCTGTTTCTTTTGTGACTAAAAATGAAGACAGCCACTTATTAGATATAGAAATTTTAATGGATAAAGCGGTAATCATCAAAGATTTTCCGGCTGAAGTTAAAATCAATCCGGTGAAAATCGCTTCTGAAAAAGATGAAGTGGTGATGAAAAATGCCCATACGGTAAAGCTGGAAGATGGTGGTGGCGCATTTCACGAGAAGAAAGACAAAAACAAAAAAGAAAACTGGGGTGGTCCTCATGCCAGAAAGATTCCGAAAAAAATTGGAGCCAACCGAGCACAGGAAAAAGCAAAATCAAAAGCGAAAAAAAAGAAATAATCCTTTAAAAATTTATTTTTAAAAACTTAGCACCGGTTTAAAAATGATAAATCTTTAAACCGGATGTCATAAAAGAAAATCCCAAAAAGGACAGTCTCCAAAAGAGCAAAAAAGGAAACTTCTTAGGATAGTTTCCTTTTTTGATCTTTTGAAAGATTTAAAAAAATATCACTTTTGTGCCTTTTGTGGTTTTTAAAGCAAATCTACTGGCTCTTAAGCATAAAAAAAGCAACCCGAATTCGAGTTGCTTTAATTTTGTCTGGAAAATGATTATTTTCTTAAACCAAGTTCTGCAATAATAGCTCTGTAACGATTAATATCTTTTTTCTTAAGATAATCTAAAAGTGCTTTTCTTTTTCCTACTAAAAGTACTAAAGAACGCTCTGTTGCGTAGTCTTTGTGGTTTCTTTTCAGGTGACCTGAAAGGTGGTTAATTCTGTAAGTAAAAAGGGCAACCTGTCCCTCTGCGCTTCCAGTGTCTGTGTCAGACTTTCCATGTTTTCCGAAGATTTCTTTCTTCTTGTCAGTTGTTAAGTACATTCCAATATTGTTTTAATGATTATTATGTAACGGGTGCAAAAGTACAACTAATTATTTAATCTTGAAAGCATTATCGCTTTTGTAAATCAGAAATTTAATAACAAATGTTAAATAAATCTTAAAATTCTATTGTCTATATGATTGGATGGCAGTATCTTTGCAGTACAAAACACATGAAAAATCTTTACTTAATTAAAACACATTTTACAGTCTTCTTACTGTTAACTTCTTGCTGTGTAGTTTCTGCCCAGATTGGTTTGTTGAGTAGAGATACCAAAATTCATCAGATACTTTATTTCAATCCTGAAGTTTTCCCTGATATTGAAGAAATAAAAGAACCTACTTATTCCGCTTTTTTCTCAGCACTGTCTGATCAGTTAAGTTCTTCTAAAAACAACAAATTGCTTCGGGTAGATTATAATATTCCTTATGACGATGCAGAAACAAAGCTCATTAGTGAATTTTGTGAAAATAATAATGCCCAATATGCGGTAGTTCCGAAAGTAAAATATTTTAAAGTAGGATTTGGGAAGTATGTTTTTTCTAATCAGGTGATTGTAAGCATGAAAATTTACAGTTCGACTGGTGAATTACTCGCAGAGACTTCTTATGATACCTACAGAAAGAACGGTCGACTTCTGGGTTCTGCAGAAAATTCCATCAAAATAGGAACCACCGGTGCCCTAAAAAATATCAATAAAATTCTTCGTAAAAAGTACCGTTCGACAGCAAACGCTTCAACCGAATTCGACATTTTCCCGGAGAATCAGTTTTCTTATAATTAAAAATTGGGCTCTTGATTTTGTACGGAAAATTAAATTTTGAGCTAAATATTTTTTTTAAATTTAAAATTACAGACAAACGCAGGACATAAAATTTCCTGTAAAATTCTACTTAAAACGCAAATTCGGTTTCGCTGATCGGAAATTTTGTGGTTTAAAACTTTAAATCCTTCTCCTTTTTTAAACATTTAACGCATTTAGAATATTAAAATCCCCATTTGGAATTGGTGAGCCAATTTTTTTGGTCTTTTGAAATTCTTAAAAAACATTTGAGCTTTTTCCTCAAAAAATACTTTCTGTATAATATTGGTAAATAGTGTTTTATCCGATGCAAATGGATACAAACGATAGTAAGCGGTTCCGTACCGACTAATTTTTGAAAGCTTGTGAACCTTTGCAGTAGAGATTCGGGAAAGACAGTGAGACTCGTTTCTAATGTTTAATTATATAAATCTAATGCCATGTCACTAAGAAACAAAATTACCCTAGTGGGTAGAACAGGAAAAGACGTAGAAATTGTACAATTTGAAAACGGAAAGTTGGCCAGAGTAAGTTTGGCAACTACCGATCATTACACCAATGCCATGGGTGAAAAAGTAGAAGAAACACAATGGCACAACTTGGTCTGCAGCGGAAAAACAGCAGATATTATGGAAAAATACGTCGAAAAAGGAAAGGAAATCGCCGTGGAAGGAAAAATCGTATACCGAAACTATGATGATAAAGATGGTCAGAAACGCTACATTACGGAAGTTCGGGTTTTAGAACTTTTGCTTTTGAGCAGTAGATAGAAGGGATAAGCAAAACCGGATTTCCCCCATGAAATCTGGAAATCCGGCTTGCTTTCCCTTTTGAAAATTAATATTAAAAACACAATACCATGAAAATTCAAATATTTAAAATCAGATTATCAGATGAATTCATTTACAATGATCAAAAAAGGCTCGACCGTTTTCTCCAGCAAAACACCATTCTGAAGTACGAAACCGCTTTTGTAAAAGACGAAGAAAGTTATTGGTCTGTTGTTCTTTATTTCGAAGAATTGGAATTGCAGATCAATGAACCGAAATCTGAAAAATACAGTGTAGAAAAGGAAGTAGAGCTCTCCATATATGAAATAAAAATTCTCGACTCGCTCAAATTATGGCGGTCGGAAAAAGCAAAAGATCAAAAACTGCCGGTTTATTTTATCGCAACCAATAAAGAACTCTTCTCAATTGCGAAATACAAGCCTGCCAAAAAAGAAGAGTTGCTCGAAATCAAAGGTTTCGGTAAACATAAAATCGAAAACTACGGCCAGGAAATTATTGAGATTTTAGAAACCGTTTAAAAACACAAAAACTATATATTTTCAAAAACCGGAGAAATTTTCTTCGGTTTTTTTGATTTGTAAATTCCTCAGATCGAGACTCTTTTTTAGGGTACTAAATCAGCAAGTTTTATTAAATTTATAAAATGGAAACAATTATTAGAAAAATTCAGAAATCAGATAATGGCGCTTTGGCAATAATAATACGAAGTTGCTTTCATGATTTTGAAGTTCCTACACCGGGAACTGTTTATGAAGATGCAGCGACAGATCATTTATACGAGTTGTTCAGCAAAGAAAACTCAGCATTGTTTGTCGCAGAATTAGACGGCAAATTATGCGGTTGTTGCGGGATTTTCCCTACCGAAGGTTTATCGGAAAAATGTGGTGAACTCGTTAAGTTTTATATCCATCAAGATTGTCGTGGAAAAGGATTGGGCAAAAAATTAATGGAAAAAAGTATTGAGTTTGCAAAAAAATCGGGTTATCAATCCATTTATATTGAAAGTTTACCCGAATTTTCTACCGCAGTTTCCATCTACGAAAAGCAGGGTTTCACTTACTTAGAAAAACCATTGGGCAATTCGGGACATAGCGGCTGCAACCTTTGGATGATCAAGCATTTTTAGGGATTTAGATTAATATTTCCGTATTTTTGCAGACTGATGCAAGTATATTGCCAGCATAATTAATCACCACCTATTATTCATTACGATACCTATGAAACCCAGTTTAGCCAAAGGAACCAGAGATTTTTCCGCCGAAGAAGTTTACCGGAGAAAGTTTATTATCAATATTTTACAAAAGAATTTTGAACTGTTTGGTTTTCAGCCTTTAGAAACACCGAGTTTCGAAAACCTTTCCACTTTAACCGGAAAATACGGCGAAGAAGGCGACCGTTTGATTTTCAAAATTCTGAATTCCGGTGACTTTGCGTCGAAAACAAAAGACGAAGACTGGTTGGCCAAAAACTCGCAAAAGTTAATTTCGCAAATTTCCGAAAAAGCATTGCGTTATGATTTAACGGTGCCCTTCGCCAGATATGTTGCCATGAATCACGGCCAAATGACTTTTCCTTTTAAGCGGTATCAGATTCAACCGGTGTGGCGCGCAGACC includes these proteins:
- a CDS encoding DEAD/DEAH box helicase, whose product is MEKMTFADFDLPEKILDVLADSNLFEPTPIQQKTLSPILSGRDVMGIAQTGTGKTLAYLLPVLKTWKYNKTGNPTVLILVPTRELVVQVAGIVEHLTQNITARVIGIYGGKNIKTQKLLFADGCDILVGTPGRVMDLAIDNAISLKEVQKLIIDEFDEMLNLGFKAQLTHIFQMMKDKRQNILFSATMTEAVDALLYEYFSGPMEISLAKSGTPLEKIEQIGYKVENFNTKINLLQHLLQTDKDFSKVLIFCNNKKHADLLYTKIEELFPDQFDVIHSNKSQNYRLNAMKSFESQEVRGLITTDIMARGLDISDITHVINFEIPEVPEQYIHRIGRTGRADKNGIAVSFVTKNEDSHLLDIEILMDKAVIIKDFPAEVKINPVKIASEKDEVVMKNAHTVKLEDGGGAFHEKKDKNKKENWGGPHARKIPKKIGANRAQEKAKSKAKKKK
- the rpsO gene encoding 30S ribosomal protein S15, which translates into the protein MYLTTDKKKEIFGKHGKSDTDTGSAEGQVALFTYRINHLSGHLKRNHKDYATERSLVLLVGKRKALLDYLKKKDINRYRAIIAELGLRK
- a CDS encoding pyruvate decarboxylase encodes the protein MKNLYLIKTHFTVFLLLTSCCVVSAQIGLLSRDTKIHQILYFNPEVFPDIEEIKEPTYSAFFSALSDQLSSSKNNKLLRVDYNIPYDDAETKLISEFCENNNAQYAVVPKVKYFKVGFGKYVFSNQVIVSMKIYSSTGELLAETSYDTYRKNGRLLGSAENSIKIGTTGALKNINKILRKKYRSTANASTEFDIFPENQFSYN
- a CDS encoding single-stranded DNA-binding protein: MSLRNKITLVGRTGKDVEIVQFENGKLARVSLATTDHYTNAMGEKVEETQWHNLVCSGKTADIMEKYVEKGKEIAVEGKIVYRNYDDKDGQKRYITEVRVLELLLLSSR
- a CDS encoding HRDC domain-containing protein, translating into MKIQIFKIRLSDEFIYNDQKRLDRFLQQNTILKYETAFVKDEESYWSVVLYFEELELQINEPKSEKYSVEKEVELSIYEIKILDSLKLWRSEKAKDQKLPVYFIATNKELFSIAKYKPAKKEELLEIKGFGKHKIENYGQEIIEILETV
- a CDS encoding GNAT family N-acetyltransferase — encoded protein: METIIRKIQKSDNGALAIIIRSCFHDFEVPTPGTVYEDAATDHLYELFSKENSALFVAELDGKLCGCCGIFPTEGLSEKCGELVKFYIHQDCRGKGLGKKLMEKSIEFAKKSGYQSIYIESLPEFSTAVSIYEKQGFTYLEKPLGNSGHSGCNLWMIKHF